A part of Ursus arctos isolate Adak ecotype North America chromosome X, UrsArc2.0, whole genome shotgun sequence genomic DNA contains:
- the POU3F4 gene encoding POU domain, class 3, transcription factor 4, translated as MATAASNPYSILSSSSLVHADSSGMQQGSPFRNPQKLLQSDYLQGVPSNGHPLGHHWVTSLGDGGPWSSTLATNPLDQQDVKPGREDLQLGAIIHHRSPHVAHHSPHTNHPNAWGASPAPNPSITSSGQPLNVYSQPGFTVSGMLEHGGLTPPPASASAQSLHPVLRDPPDHSDLGSHHCQDHSDEETPTSDELEQFAKQFKQRRIKLGFTQADVGLALGTLYGNVFSQTTICRFEALQLSFKNMCKLKPLLNKWLEEADSSTGSPTSIDKIAAQGRKRKKRTSIEVSVKGVLETHFLKCPKPAAQEISSLADSLQLEKEVVRVWFCNRRQKEKRMTPPGDQQPHEVYSHTVKTDTSCHDL; from the coding sequence ATGGCCACAGCTGCCTCGAATCCCTACAGCATTCTCAGTTCTAGCTCCCTAGTCCATGCGGACTCTTCGGGCATGCAGCAGGGGAGCCCTTTCCGAAACCCTCAGAAACTTCTCCAAAGTGATTACTTGCAGGGAGTTCCTAGCAATGGGCATCCTCTCGGGCATCACTGGGTGACCAGTCTGGGCGATGGAGGCCCATGGTCTTCCACACTCGCCACCAACCCCCTGGACCAGCAGGACGTGAAGCCCGGGCGCGAAGACCTACAGCTGGGTGCGATCATCCATCACCGCTCACCGCACGTCGCCCACCACTCTCCGCACACTAACCATCCGAATGCCTGGGGGGCTAGCCCGGCTCCGAACCCGTCCATCACGTCCAGCGGCCAACCCCTTAACGTGTACTCGCAGCCTGGCTTCACAGTGAGCGGCATGCTGGAGCACGGAGGGCTCACCCCACcgccagcctctgcctctgcacaGAGCCTGCACCCCGTGCTCCGGGATCCCCCAGACCACAGCGACCTAGGCTCGCACCACTGCCAGGACCACTCGGACGAGGAGACACCAACCTCGGATGAGTTGGAACAGTTCGCCAAACAGTTCAAACAAAGAAGAATCAAGTTGGGCTTCACGCAGGCCGACGTGGGGCTGGCGCTGGGCACACTGTACGGCAACGTGTTCTCACAGACCACTATCTGCAGGTTCGAGGCCTTGCAGCTGAGCTTCAAAAACATGTGCAAGCTGAAGCCGCTGCTGAACAAGTGGCTGGAGGAGGCTGATTCATCCACAGGGAGCCCGACCAGCATTGACAAAATCGCAGCTCAGGGCCGTAAGCGCAAGAAGCGAACCTCCATCGAGGTGAGTGTCAAGGGCGTACTGGAAACGCATTTCCTCAAGTGTCCCAAGCCTGCCGCGCAGGAGATTTCCTCGCTGGCAGACAGCCTCCAGTTGGAGAAAGAAGTGGTGCGTGTCTGGTTCTGTAAtcgaagacagaaagagaaaagaatgactCCGCCGGGGGATCAGCAGCCACATGAGGTTTATTCGCACACCGTGAAAACAGACACGTCCTGCCACGATCTCTGA